The Acanthochromis polyacanthus isolate Apoly-LR-REF ecotype Palm Island chromosome 5, KAUST_Apoly_ChrSc, whole genome shotgun sequence genome includes a window with the following:
- the LOC110955333 gene encoding evC complex member EVC isoform X2, whose amino-acid sequence MAECDTDVLVSFAESLHVYTGLLTVATVCGGLSGILAAALLYVFCLKPLLLTRQGYNARRLLEPDDGELDNNQSDCVSNSRKEATSGTTNDKEKKQPPMNSDVAAFASRAKVVYPINQKYRPLADGASNPSLHEHSKLPAMPNEESSSSMDRESLSQEQDNDDSSQFISSSLVPKSLQNQSFNRVSHYPHTLTQTGFEGRISLYCLALQDIQNHCSQLQEEKYLELNDLKKELPTGQTVTEKSHNAPCTLEEIERAQKDLLEYGLQTSKSFSKQVEDLCQHVLKKTGIFSPDEAQSVILSLIQTLLVVENHLMKVQEADLKRIQHKLLWWEELTGLLQSQPALLRREVTLRQGLIATTLEQLTSDDVLNFSHMEKILSEIQATLTEGLQQCTEECTRKTNELVNEKCSKKESKRKKLQRSQMKERSQTLELRETHSDLQELTKVYQELLMKHRQQLSDLELQQDNRVADALCDLWRKLRNSWSKRLGELAKDVFLTSVAAQTKLSAEHCEKLWLDLEQELAAQLQQAECTTKQQLEDIKAELDKDGQVWSEGIALVQACLKHLSEQQMKILRATVSRQSYTLNSQMGQLIEKKHEHLLVVMQRYFVVRHVCLHILKEMRLSKLKTLSQTDFRALLMEDPSRNQASPNSALKNSSTSLAARHLGPESQLLGNSFQQEFLSELETGTELLQSHAQLVLGNALSHAIQQMMEAPPTETQTSKQDDGLKRHLTEAVAESVYVTKDSLTSLVESYFSHLQDITKKLQQDQSNPNNEVNEKQDSSSQLNKALLRELVNWGKKPASAEFQQRVELHKRKVLEQCELDQETIYEELKRKKTAQDQTMETIKGQLLEAEESFITELAALARISVHSPDPELSGEEDNIGDQSTPILDLLTLNPALDPALNPSLTPTFVTPVVKSKPKKQRERESHLS is encoded by the exons ATGGCGGAATGTGATACCGATGTTTTGGTCAGTTTCGCCGAGTCGCTGCATGTCTACACTGGGCTTCTGACTGTGGCTACAGTTTGTGGAGGACTGTCGGGAATATTAGCAGCTGCTCTTTTATATGTCTTCTGCCTGAAGCCGTTGTTGCTGACGAGACAA GGCTACAATGCAAGGAGGCTGCTGGAACCAGATGATGGGGAATTAGACAACAACCAAAGTGACTGTGTCAGCAACAGCAGAAAGGAGGCTACAAGTGGCACCACTAATGACAAA GAGAAGAAGCAGCCACCCATGAACAGTGATGTGGCTGCATTTGCATCCAGAGCAAAGGTGGTTTATCCCATCAACCAAAAATACAGA CCTTTAGCAGATGGAGCATCCAATCCATCACTACATGAGCACTCAAAGTTGCCAGCGATGCCGAACGAAGAGTCTTCGTCCTCCATGGACAGAGAGTCTCTGAGTCAAGAGCAAGACAACGATGACAGCAGTCAGTTTATCTCATCCTCGCTGGTCCCCAAGAGCCTACAGAACCAGAGTTTCAACAGGGTCTCTCACTaccctcacacactcacacaaacagg ctttgaagGCAGGATCAGCCTTTATTGTTTGGCCCTGCAGGATATACAAAATCACTGCTCTCAGCTTCAAGAAGAAAAATACCTG gAGCTGAATGACTTGAAGAAAGAGCTGCCAACAGGCCAAACTGTCACTGAGAAGAGTCATAATGCTCCCTGCACGCTGGAAGAGATTGAGAGAGCTCAGAAAGATCTCCTTGAATATGGCCTTCAAACA TCAAAGAGCTTCAGCAAACAGGTAGAAGACTTGTGCCAGCATGTGCTGAAGAAGACCGGCATTTTCTCTCCAGATGAAGCACAGAGTGTTATTCTCTCTCTAATTCAGACACTTCTGGTAGTAGAGAACCACCTGATGAAGGTACAAGAGGCTGATCTAAAG AGGATACAACACAAGCTGTTGTGGTGGGAGGAGCTCACAGGGCTTCTTCAATCCCAGCCTGCCTTGCTGAGGCGAGAAGTAACTCTGAGACAGGGTTTGATCGCCACAACACTCGAACAGCTGACAAGTGATGATGTCTTGAATTTCAGCCACATGGAAAAGATACTTTCAGAGATTCAGGCCACTCTGACAGAAGGCCTTCAGCAGTGTACCGAGG AGTGCACAAGAAAGACAAATGAGCTGGTGAACGAGAAGTGCAGCAAAAAGGAgtccaaaagaaaaaagcttcaGAGGAGCCAGATGAAAGAGAGGAGCCAAACACTGGAACTGAGAGAGACTCACAGCGACCTGCAGGAGCTCACCAAG GTGTACCaggagctgctgatgaaacacagGCAACAGCTTTCTGacttggagctgcagcaggataaCAGGGTTGCTGACGCCCTCTGTGACCTTTGGAGG AAGCTTCGCAACTCCTGGTCAAAGAGGCTTGGAGAGCTAGCCAAGGATGTCTTCCTCACATCAGTTGCAGCCCAAACAAAGCTCTCTGCTGAACACTGTGAGAAGCTGTGGTTGGATCTGGAGCAGGAGCTGGCTGCTCAGCTGCAGCAGGCCGAGTGCACCACCAAGCAGCAACTGGAGGACATTAAGGCAGAGCTGGATAAAGATGGACAG GTATGGAGTGAAGGTATTGCTCTGGTGCAGGCCTGCCTGAAACATCTGAGTGAGCAACAGATGAAGATCCTGCGAGCCACCGTGTCCAGACAGAGCTACACACTCAACAG TCAAATGGGGCAGCTGATAGAGAAGAAACACGAGCACCTGTTGGTGGTGATGCAGAGGTACTTTGTGGTCAGACACGTCTGTCTGCACATCCTGAAGGAGATGAGACTGTCCAAGCTGAAGACGCTCTCTCAGACTGATTTCAGAGCTCTGCTCATGGAAGATCCCAGTAGAAACCAGGCCAGTCCTAATTCAGCTCTCAAG AACAGTAGCACCAGCCTCGCAGCGAGACATCTGGGCCCAGAGAGTCAGCTTCTGGGGAACAGCTTCCAGCAGGAGTTCTTGTCTGAACTGGAAACTGGAACGGAGCTTCTTCAGAGCCATGCACAGCTGGTGTTAGGCAATGCCCTGAGCCACGCCATCCAGCAGATGATGGAGGCTCcacccacagagacacagacctCCAAACAGGACGATGGCTTGAAG cGTCACCTGACAGAGGCTGTTGCAGAGAGCGTCTATGTGACCAAAGACTCTCTTACTTCACTGGTGGAAAGCTACTTTTCTCATCTTCAGGACATTACCAAAAAACTGCAGCAGGATCAGTCAAACCCAAACAATG aggtAAATGAGAAGCAAGACAGCAGCAGTCAGCTGAACAAAGCCTTGCTGAGGGAGCTGGTGAACTGGGGCAAGAAACCTGCCTCTGCTGAGTTTCAACAGAG GGTTGAACTTCATAAAAGGAAGGTGCTGGAGCAGTGCGAGTTGGATCAGGAGACGATATATGAGGAGCTGAAGCGGAAGAAAACAGCCCAGGATCAAACTATGGAAACAATCAAAGGGCAGTTACTG GAGGCAGAAGAAAGCTTCATAACTGAGCTGGCAGCTTTGGCCCGGATTTCTGTCCACAGTCCAGATCCAGAACTTAGTGGTGAAGAGGACAACATTG GTGACCAGAGCACCCCAATACTGGACCTTCTCACCCTGAACCCAGCATTGGATCCAGCTCTGAATCCTTCACTGACTCCAACTTTTGTTACTCCAGTGGTGAAATCAAAGCCAAAGAAGCAAAGAGAGCGAGAGTCTCATCTCAGCTAA
- the LOC110955333 gene encoding evC complex member EVC isoform X1, producing MAECDTDVLVSFAESLHVYTGLLTVATVCGGLSGILAAALLYVFCLKPLLLTRQGYNARRLLEPDDGELDNNQSDCVSNSRKEATSGTTNDKEKKQPPMNSDVAAFASRAKVVYPINQKYRPLADGASNPSLHEHSKLPAMPNEESSSSMDRESLSQEQDNDDSSQFISSSLVPKSLQNQSFNRVSHYPHTLTQTGFEGRISLYCLALQDIQNHCSQLQEEKYLIFLQMVKVIFNCRFPKDKNDAEFAKNILQIQEKELNDLKKELPTGQTVTEKSHNAPCTLEEIERAQKDLLEYGLQTSKSFSKQVEDLCQHVLKKTGIFSPDEAQSVILSLIQTLLVVENHLMKVQEADLKRIQHKLLWWEELTGLLQSQPALLRREVTLRQGLIATTLEQLTSDDVLNFSHMEKILSEIQATLTEGLQQCTEECTRKTNELVNEKCSKKESKRKKLQRSQMKERSQTLELRETHSDLQELTKVYQELLMKHRQQLSDLELQQDNRVADALCDLWRKLRNSWSKRLGELAKDVFLTSVAAQTKLSAEHCEKLWLDLEQELAAQLQQAECTTKQQLEDIKAELDKDGQVWSEGIALVQACLKHLSEQQMKILRATVSRQSYTLNSQMGQLIEKKHEHLLVVMQRYFVVRHVCLHILKEMRLSKLKTLSQTDFRALLMEDPSRNQASPNSALKNSSTSLAARHLGPESQLLGNSFQQEFLSELETGTELLQSHAQLVLGNALSHAIQQMMEAPPTETQTSKQDDGLKRHLTEAVAESVYVTKDSLTSLVESYFSHLQDITKKLQQDQSNPNNEVNEKQDSSSQLNKALLRELVNWGKKPASAEFQQRVELHKRKVLEQCELDQETIYEELKRKKTAQDQTMETIKGQLLEAEESFITELAALARISVHSPDPELSGEEDNIGDQSTPILDLLTLNPALDPALNPSLTPTFVTPVVKSKPKKQRERESHLS from the exons ATGGCGGAATGTGATACCGATGTTTTGGTCAGTTTCGCCGAGTCGCTGCATGTCTACACTGGGCTTCTGACTGTGGCTACAGTTTGTGGAGGACTGTCGGGAATATTAGCAGCTGCTCTTTTATATGTCTTCTGCCTGAAGCCGTTGTTGCTGACGAGACAA GGCTACAATGCAAGGAGGCTGCTGGAACCAGATGATGGGGAATTAGACAACAACCAAAGTGACTGTGTCAGCAACAGCAGAAAGGAGGCTACAAGTGGCACCACTAATGACAAA GAGAAGAAGCAGCCACCCATGAACAGTGATGTGGCTGCATTTGCATCCAGAGCAAAGGTGGTTTATCCCATCAACCAAAAATACAGA CCTTTAGCAGATGGAGCATCCAATCCATCACTACATGAGCACTCAAAGTTGCCAGCGATGCCGAACGAAGAGTCTTCGTCCTCCATGGACAGAGAGTCTCTGAGTCAAGAGCAAGACAACGATGACAGCAGTCAGTTTATCTCATCCTCGCTGGTCCCCAAGAGCCTACAGAACCAGAGTTTCAACAGGGTCTCTCACTaccctcacacactcacacaaacagg ctttgaagGCAGGATCAGCCTTTATTGTTTGGCCCTGCAGGATATACAAAATCACTGCTCTCAGCTTCAAGAAGAAAAATACCTG atttttctacaAATGGTGAAAGTCATATTCAACTGTCGGtttccaaaagacaaaaatgatgcCGAGTTTGCCAAAAATATTCTTCAAATTCAAGAAAAG gAGCTGAATGACTTGAAGAAAGAGCTGCCAACAGGCCAAACTGTCACTGAGAAGAGTCATAATGCTCCCTGCACGCTGGAAGAGATTGAGAGAGCTCAGAAAGATCTCCTTGAATATGGCCTTCAAACA TCAAAGAGCTTCAGCAAACAGGTAGAAGACTTGTGCCAGCATGTGCTGAAGAAGACCGGCATTTTCTCTCCAGATGAAGCACAGAGTGTTATTCTCTCTCTAATTCAGACACTTCTGGTAGTAGAGAACCACCTGATGAAGGTACAAGAGGCTGATCTAAAG AGGATACAACACAAGCTGTTGTGGTGGGAGGAGCTCACAGGGCTTCTTCAATCCCAGCCTGCCTTGCTGAGGCGAGAAGTAACTCTGAGACAGGGTTTGATCGCCACAACACTCGAACAGCTGACAAGTGATGATGTCTTGAATTTCAGCCACATGGAAAAGATACTTTCAGAGATTCAGGCCACTCTGACAGAAGGCCTTCAGCAGTGTACCGAGG AGTGCACAAGAAAGACAAATGAGCTGGTGAACGAGAAGTGCAGCAAAAAGGAgtccaaaagaaaaaagcttcaGAGGAGCCAGATGAAAGAGAGGAGCCAAACACTGGAACTGAGAGAGACTCACAGCGACCTGCAGGAGCTCACCAAG GTGTACCaggagctgctgatgaaacacagGCAACAGCTTTCTGacttggagctgcagcaggataaCAGGGTTGCTGACGCCCTCTGTGACCTTTGGAGG AAGCTTCGCAACTCCTGGTCAAAGAGGCTTGGAGAGCTAGCCAAGGATGTCTTCCTCACATCAGTTGCAGCCCAAACAAAGCTCTCTGCTGAACACTGTGAGAAGCTGTGGTTGGATCTGGAGCAGGAGCTGGCTGCTCAGCTGCAGCAGGCCGAGTGCACCACCAAGCAGCAACTGGAGGACATTAAGGCAGAGCTGGATAAAGATGGACAG GTATGGAGTGAAGGTATTGCTCTGGTGCAGGCCTGCCTGAAACATCTGAGTGAGCAACAGATGAAGATCCTGCGAGCCACCGTGTCCAGACAGAGCTACACACTCAACAG TCAAATGGGGCAGCTGATAGAGAAGAAACACGAGCACCTGTTGGTGGTGATGCAGAGGTACTTTGTGGTCAGACACGTCTGTCTGCACATCCTGAAGGAGATGAGACTGTCCAAGCTGAAGACGCTCTCTCAGACTGATTTCAGAGCTCTGCTCATGGAAGATCCCAGTAGAAACCAGGCCAGTCCTAATTCAGCTCTCAAG AACAGTAGCACCAGCCTCGCAGCGAGACATCTGGGCCCAGAGAGTCAGCTTCTGGGGAACAGCTTCCAGCAGGAGTTCTTGTCTGAACTGGAAACTGGAACGGAGCTTCTTCAGAGCCATGCACAGCTGGTGTTAGGCAATGCCCTGAGCCACGCCATCCAGCAGATGATGGAGGCTCcacccacagagacacagacctCCAAACAGGACGATGGCTTGAAG cGTCACCTGACAGAGGCTGTTGCAGAGAGCGTCTATGTGACCAAAGACTCTCTTACTTCACTGGTGGAAAGCTACTTTTCTCATCTTCAGGACATTACCAAAAAACTGCAGCAGGATCAGTCAAACCCAAACAATG aggtAAATGAGAAGCAAGACAGCAGCAGTCAGCTGAACAAAGCCTTGCTGAGGGAGCTGGTGAACTGGGGCAAGAAACCTGCCTCTGCTGAGTTTCAACAGAG GGTTGAACTTCATAAAAGGAAGGTGCTGGAGCAGTGCGAGTTGGATCAGGAGACGATATATGAGGAGCTGAAGCGGAAGAAAACAGCCCAGGATCAAACTATGGAAACAATCAAAGGGCAGTTACTG GAGGCAGAAGAAAGCTTCATAACTGAGCTGGCAGCTTTGGCCCGGATTTCTGTCCACAGTCCAGATCCAGAACTTAGTGGTGAAGAGGACAACATTG GTGACCAGAGCACCCCAATACTGGACCTTCTCACCCTGAACCCAGCATTGGATCCAGCTCTGAATCCTTCACTGACTCCAACTTTTGTTACTCCAGTGGTGAAATCAAAGCCAAAGAAGCAAAGAGAGCGAGAGTCTCATCTCAGCTAA